A window from Fragaria vesca subsp. vesca linkage group LG5, FraVesHawaii_1.0, whole genome shotgun sequence encodes these proteins:
- the LOC101291532 gene encoding probable receptor-like protein kinase At1g67000-like, with the protein MPMFKPNHVFRGAPFFVIFYLFMLPSLHCKEDPRYTQCKQPFNCGNITNISYPFWGGPNRSQECGRSGFELTNCEDETQLPHIKIEELDFHVSSISNQELFHTMTLARSDLWDSPCTQLLVNTTLNYTRFSYVQTVRNLTLYYGCDPQHDRSVPNNFTCKIEGTTKDISYYLDDSLSRVVEDLNRSSCVTKIRVPIFWEDFDDMPENATAEVEKVLRQGFQVEFSADWDLCRGCLNSNGTCVSNATTDSFLCLCGDGFSNSICPIHRDTGARNWKRKVVIGVTAAGALTVLLSVIAVSVRCIKTRISETRNDRCLEAFVQNNGPLAVKRYKFSDIKKMTNSFQDKLGKGGYGDVYKGHLLDGFPVAVKVLNESKGNGEDFVNEVASISRTSHVNVVTLLGYCFEDKKKALIYEFMPNGSLEKFIYKDTDPLKTNSHLELEKLFQISTGIARGLEYLHRGCNTRILHFDIKPHNILLDEKFCPKISDFGLSKLCTRKESIISMLDARGTIGYIAPEVFCRNFGGVSAKSDVYSYGMMILEMVGGRKNIDAQVSHTTDTSEIYFPDWVYEHLEQGSNFGLVNAVTEEEKEITRKMILVGLWCIQTRPSDRPSMSKVIEMLEGSIEALQTPPKPVLSSPVRSSTPKSTTLSTIS; encoded by the exons ATGCCTATGTTTAAGCCTAATCATGTCTTCCGAGGAGCACCCTTCTTTGTTATCTTTTACTTGTTCATGCTGCCATCTTTGCACTGCAAAGAGGATCCCCGATACACACAGTGCAAGCAACCTTTCAACTGTGGTAACATCACAAACATATCATACCCTTTCTGGGGAGGACCTAATCGCTCCCAAGAGTGCGGTCGCTCAGGCTTCGAGCTCACCAACTGCGAAGACGAGACTCAACTTCCCCACATAAAAATCGAAGAGTTGGATTTCCATGTATCCAGCATCAGCAACCAAGAGCTTTTTCACACCATGACACTAGCTCGCTCCGACCTCTGGGACAGTCCTTGTACTCAGCTCCTCGTCAACACCACTCTAAACTACACCCGGTTCTCTTACGTCCAAACTGTTCGTAACCTCACCTTGTACTACGGCTGCGACCCTCAACATGACCGATCCGTCCCCAACAATTTTACGTGCAAAATAGAAGGCACAACCAAGGATATTTCATACTACTTGGATGATTCTCTATCAAGGGTGGTTGAGGATCTGAATAGATCCTCATGTGTTACCAAAATCCGAGTCCCCATTTTTTGGGAGGATTTTGATGATATGCCTGAGAATGCAACGGCAGAAGTGGAAAAAGTTTTGAGACAAGGGTTTCAGGTTGAGTTTAGCGCGGATTGGGATCTATGTAGGGGATGCTTGAACTCCAATGGCACCTGTGTATCCAACGCCACAACAGATTCGTTTCTCTGCCTTTGTGGGGATGGATTCTCCAATTCTATTTGTCCAATTCATCGTG ATACTGGAGCAAGAAATTGGAAAAGAAAGGTTGTTATTG GTGTTACTGCTGCTGGAGCTCTGACAGTATTACTCTCTGTTATTGCTGTTAGCGTTCGTTGTATTAAGACAAGGATAAGTGAGACAAGGAATGATCGGTGTCTTGAAGCCTTTGTTCAGAACAATGGACCTCTAGCAGTGAAAAGATACAAATTTTCAGATATCAAAAAAATGACCAATTCATTTCAAGATAAGCTGGGAAAAGGAGGTTATGGGGATGTTTATAAAGGGCACCTACTTGATGGTTTTCCTGTGGCAGTGAAGGTTCTTAATGAATCCAAAGGAAATGGAGAGGACTTTGTTAATGAGGTTGCAAGCATTAGTAGAACTTCCCATGTTAATGTTGTCACTCTTCTGGGTTACTGCTTTGAAGATAAGAAAAAAGCGCTGATATATGAGTTCATGCCCAATGGATCACTTGAGAAGTTTATATACAAAGACACTGATCCTTTGAAAACTAATTCACACTTGGAGTTGGAAAAACTCTTTCAAATTTCTACTGGGATAGCTCGAGGGCTCGAGTACTTGCATCGTGGGTGCAACACACGAATCCTGCACTTTGACATAAAACCACATAATATTCTTTTGGATGAAAAATTCTGCCCAAAGATTTCTGACTTTGGTCTTTCTAAACTTTGTACGAGGAAGGAGAGTATTATATCAATGTTGGACGCTAGAGGGACAATTGGGTACATAGCTCCAGAAGTTTTCTGCAGGAACTTTGGAGGAGTATCTGCTAAGTCTGATGTCTATAGTTATGGAATGATGATTCTGGAAATGGTTGGAGGAAGAAAGAACATTGACGCTCAAGTGAGCCACACCACTGACACCAGTGAAATTTATTTTCCAGATTGGGTTTATGAGCATCTTGAGCAAGGCAGCAATTTCGGGTTGGTCAATGCAGTGACTGAAGAGGAAAAGGAAATCACGAGGAAGATGATCTTAGTGGGATTGTGGTGCATACAGACAAGGCCATCAGATAGGCCATCCATGAGTAAAGTGATTGAAATGTTGGAAGGAAGCATTGAAGCCTTGCAAACACCACCAAAGCCTGTCCTATCTTCTCCTGTAAGATCATCAACACCAAAATCTACCACTTTATCAACAATAAGTTGA